The genomic segment TCGCCTTGTCCGGGGAATGTGGGCGTGATGGGATCGCCGGCTTGGCCGGTCGCCAGAACGATGTGACGAGGCTTGAGGGTGCGGAGGGTGCCATCTGCCCGTCGAAGCTTGACGGTCCATGCCTTTTCCTGCTCGTTGTAGCTTGTCTCCTCAATGTTGGTGCTGGTCCAGATGTTGAGCTCCATCATTTTTGCGTAAGACTCTAGCCAATCTGCAAGCTTGTCCTTGGGCATGAACTGGGGCCAGTTTCCGGGGAATGGGATAAAGGGGAGATGACAGTACTGAATCGGATCATGGGTCATCAGAGTCTGCATGTGAGATGAGTGTTCAGGTCAGCGTTAATTCCATCGCAGGCTAGAGATTGTGATGAAGACACCAGAAAGACAGACCCTGTATCGCTTGCGCCAGCTGTCCCCGACGTGCTCATTTCGATCCACCAGCAGAGTCGGGAGGCCAAGATTCCGTAGACGAACGCCAATATTGAGCCCAGCATGTCCTGACGAGACACAAACAAGTCAGCAATTCTTGACTACCAGCATCGAGGATATGCAACTCACCGGCGCCAATGACCAACACAGTAGGGTCTTCATCGACAAATTCCACCTGTCGTTCGCGCCTCTCCTTCCAGTTTCCCCCCTTGGGATCCACGTGACCCGTAGGCCTGCTGACTCCCACCGCTTCCTCGAACCCCTTCAGTTCTAGGAGGGTGAAGTTGATCATGAAGGCTTTCCAGGTGTCGTCCGCCTCCAACGCCAGTCTCACCATACCCTTGCCACGGCCAACGCTGGACTGAAAGTCAAACATGCTCTCCACCCAGTGAACACCAGGCGCAGGGTCCCCGAAAGACGGCTGGAATGCGCCCTTCTCTCGGGGGACGATTTGGCGGATACCTGCCCGAGGCTGATTTTCCTTGAAAAATGTCGCGATCTCGTCGAGGCCGTTGATGGTCCTGAAGTCCCATGAGAGACCGAGAAAGTCTCTGATCCAAGCATCTTCGCGGAAGATAGTCGATAGACCGTCTTTCACGTTGTTGGCGAGCACTTTCTCAAACGCCTGTGTCCAAGCCTTGATAATTTTCCGTGCATTTTCGGGTGTTTTTCAAGTAGGTTCCCTGAGGATGGGGAGTTTGATGATGTAGTCGTTCTTCGCCATGATGCGTCTATCTCTACCCTTGAATTAGCAGGGTATTCGCCGTCTATACCGGTATGGATATCACGGTAAACTTGGATGACAACGTTCGGCTTTAAATGGGAGCTGAGCACGATCGGACAACATTAGTCCGCACCGCGGTAGCTCTGACGATCGGCTGCAAAGTTCACAGCTTCATGCAGGATCCTGGAATCTGATTGCCGAAAGCGAAAAGACTCGGCCCGCTGTCGCCTGCATCATGTCGGTTGATGGACACGTCCAACACATCGATCACGACCAATAACATGGAGAAGCCATCAAGAACCCAATGGGCCCTGTCTGATATCAGCTACCCCTCCCCGACAGCCCTGACATGGCCCAACTCCAAAATCCACTTGTAAATGTTAGCTGTGGCTGTTGGGGCACCAAAGTGGCTCGCTGCATGGTGGCGCGACACCGCGTGAGGGGTCGCTCGGTCTCGCTGATACCCTCGTTCTATTCTTATTTTGTGAATGATTTCAATTATTCAGAAGGACCGCGTCGATGTTTTAGGCAGGCAATTGTTCTCGCCGTTCGATTAACCCCATCAATTTGATGCCCCAGAGACAGAATGAAGCTAGATGAAGTGCGCTCTTCACGTCCGATCGTTCATCTCAATGACAACATGAAGCCGATACGTCACTGAACGAGGGTTGCTTCGGACCACACTCGGCCGATGGCACTGAAGTACTTAAGACGAGGAGAAACGCCTCTCAAACGTCTAGCACGTGGGGTTTTTTTCAGATTGAAGAAGAAAACAGCTTTTCGATATAAATCAATAATTATCTCTACCGAAATTGAGAACGAATTTCATCGAATTCACGGGCTCAGCTTCAGTTCTATCTTCTTGACCATTATATAATCTCACGACGACATAAACATCTGGTCTCAACATGGCGACTGCGGGGATGCAAAACCCGTCCTGGTTTCTGTATGGCCCAGGCTCAGCCAAGATCATGGACCGGCCTACTCCTACTCTCAAGAACGCAAATGAAGTTGTTCTCAGGGTCAAATACGTGGGCGTGTGTGGATCTGATGTATGTCTCCTATCAGCCCAATCGACTTGATGTTGATCGATCTCTACCGGGTGCACTTCTGGAAAGAAGGAGGGTTCCAGCGCAAAGTCAGCGACGAGAAGCCTATCGTGATGGGTCATGAAGCCTCCGGTACCATCGAAGCAGTCGGTTCCGCCGTCACCAACGTCAAAGTAGGCGATAACGTAGCGATCGAGCCAGGGGTTCCCTGCCGATGCTGCTCAGCCTGCAAAAGAGGCGAGTATAATTTATGCGTCGCGATGAGGTTCTTCGCTGACCCTCCGGACTCCCATGGGGCCTTGACAAAGTATCTCGTCATGCCGGAGGACTTTGTCTACAAGGTCCCTGACGAGGTGAGCCTCCAGGAGGCGGTCCTCGTGGAACCCACCGCCGTCGCCGTCCACGCGGCACGTCTGGCTGAGATCAAGTACGGGCAAGATGTCGTCGTGACTGGGTGTGGGACGATCGGATTGCTCTGCGCGGCTGTAGCCAAGGCCTTTGGCGCCCGACGCGTCATCTTGGCTGATATCATCCAGGCGAAGCTAGACTTCCTGAAGTTCCCATGCTGGTTCTGTCCGAAAAGGAACTCAGAGTCCGAGGATGTTTTCGATACGACTCTGGCGATTATGAGTTGGCTTTGTCGCTTATTGTGGAGGGCAAGGTGAAGCCTAAAGCGATCCTGTCGAGTGTGACCCCCTTCGGGACGGCCACTCTGGCCTGGGACAAGACTGCAAGGGGCGAAGGAGTTAAGAATATCATTGAAGGTGTCAGAGATTGAGGGAAGCCCTCGCTTGAGTGTAGGTAATGTCTCCGCCGTCTTCTTCTCATAACCCATATTAGGACAACGATTAACGTGCTGCGCTTTCTAAAGCGTATTCCCACAGGAAGATGTAGGATACAGAGAGTAGGAGCGGTAACAATAGTGTCAAAaatagcagcagcagcagcaacagtaGTGATAGTCAGAATAGAACTGAGGTATTTGGCGGCGAAATGCTTCATTGTGTCACCCACTTGGCTTCCTGAACTCGCTGGAAACATGAAGTGCCATCCTTTATGCCGAGTCTGCGTACTCCCAGATATGCTTCTCTATAAAATCGAGGGCCCTCATATCCTCGTTCTCCTTCTTGATCTCCATCACCCGCTTCTTGTACTTGTCGTTGGCAAGCACCTCCTCTACTCCCTCTGCAACTTGTTGCGACGTTGGGCGACCAGTCTTGAGATTAACAGCTACACCCGTCCATTGCCCACGCATGGAAATCTCCGGCTTGTCTTCTGTATCGCCTCCGAGCACCATAGGTACCCCATTCACTATTCCGTGCAGGAAGCCTCCATAGCCAGCATTCAGGACCCAAACATCTGCGTGCTTGAGCAGGGCGTCGTACGAGAGGAAGTCGACGACCTTGGTGTTGGCCGGAATCGTGAGCTCTTCGGGAAGTGTCGCACCCTTGACACCCAAGATGGCAACGAGAATGATATCATCGCGGTGAGCCAGACCTTGTATCGTAGGGATGATGAGATCCGTGTAATTGATAGCGATGGTACCCTGAGCAACTCCCACAACCTTCTTGTTTCCGGCTGTGATTTCACCCCACCATTCTGGGTACTTGTAGTTCGGGTCGATGGGCTTGGGCGGTAAACATCCCGCGTACTTGATGACATCGGGGAGATCCGATCTGGGGTACTCGAGGCTGGGCGAGCACATTTGCAGGGTAACGTCGTAGCTGGTTTGCCATGATTCGAACAAGGCTGGCGGCAGCTCGCGCGTACCGCCGAGGGCCTTGACGACGTCGTTGTACTCCTTTGCTGCCGCACCAAAGGGGCCCATCGGGCTAAAGAACATCTCATTGAGGAGCTTGTTCCGCCCGCGGCCGGACTCGGTCGAGTCGGGGGGGAGACCGGGTCCGAAAGGCGCAGTGTCAATGCTCGTGGTCACGACGGGGATAATGTTGATGTCGACGACGGGCGGTCTCGTGGTGTAGCCCTTAGGTAGAGGCGTGCCGTACATCATAGGGGCAAGACCCATGTAGAACGTCTCGTGGACAATGACGACTTGCTTGTCGGGATGCTCGACACGGATCTTCTCGAGGGTTTCCATCAGGACATGGAAGTGAGGCGTCACAGCCTTGATGAAGACGTTGCTTAGGTCGTACATCAGGCGGGGTATGCCAACAGGAATCTTTTCGCGAATGGCTTGCTCCTCGGGGTTCAACATGGGCGGAATGCTAACATGCTGGGCACCGATGCGCTTGACTTGAGGGTGGAATTCTTCGCCGGCGATGAATGTGCCTTCGAAACCGCGTTGGATCATCTCATCAGCAACCTGAAGAAGGGGATAGGTGTGTCCTGTTGCTGGTGCCGCGCAGAAGAGAAGGTAAGGCCGCTTCTTGTTGCCGTCGCTGACACCATTGTTGGCCGCTGCTTCGGCAGCCTGAGCTAGAGAATCTGCTGACAGTGTCATGATCTCAGATACTTTGTCTCTTTCAAGAGATTCTTGGGGTGAGTAAAAAGATGCTCGAATCGTTACTTAAAAGCAGAGAGAATGATGACATCAAGATGAGCGGCAGCACCCAGTGATTTATACACGTATGAATAAGAGAATCTCTAGGGAAGACACAGTACGCGGGGAGCTTCAACTCGATGCGGTCACTCATCTCGGTGAGATTTCCATCCGTACGCGCGCCGTTGGGTCGAATAGTCGCCGGCTTTATTGCGTTCAACGCTGCATCGGGCCGCATTGCGAAAGGGAAATCTGACAGCAGATTTTAGTACGTCAAACGGCCCTATCCTGCCTGTCTCCAAGCCTCAAGCTTGTTGTATGGGGCCATCAAAGAGCCAGTCAGCATGCACTAGTCGTATATCGTACACCAGTGTGCGTAAGGCAGCGAGTCATTGTGAGATGCTGCACAACCTCTGTGTCCACGTGAAGAGGAGTCGAATGGGCATGTTGTAGGGTCTTACCGGCGGTATTGAAGCCCATTGGTGTCATACTCTGATTATCGACGGTCCACGTCTCTACAGCGCGATGAGAAAGGGCACTGCAGGATCAGGGTCCTTGCAGCCAAGTCTCAGCCCGTCAGCGCGACGTTTAGAACGAACGAGCTAGTGTGGCCGTGGATTGAGGCTAACGGTGCTAGCATCGTGGATGATGTAAGTCGGCGGATTGGCTTCGTTCTGTAGCTTCAGGCTCCAGTCTTGCGGCTATCCGAGTGCCGAGCTTTGAGCCATCGCCGGAAAGGTCCTGACATGGCAGATCAGATTCTCTTGAGAATGCTCTTAGCCACCTGAGATTATCGGATGACAGGGCCCAAGGGGCATCTGCCATCCCCGGTAGAGAGTCTACCGGCATAGAGGGGCCCGGCATGGATAAGtgctaaaaaaaagaaacgtTCATATGTGAGGTGGGGGTTGACGCGTGGTTCGTCTTCAGACCATAAGGGAGGCTTCACGACCGAGATGTATTGACAATCGTAGGTATATCACATATCGAAAGACGAAATACTCTGGACAACAGCCTGCTGCCTTATACGCGCTTCACAAGTTTGCCAGCCTTTGCGAAAGCGAGATCTCGAAGAAGAGtaaagtagagaaaaggacTAGTAGTAAGATGGCGCATGCAGGTAAGCTGACGCTCTGATATCCTGCCACTTGCGGGAGTTTCATTGGTGCTCTTGGGAGTTTGATGGATTCTCGATGATCTAGAAGACGATACGAGCCATTGATGGGGCCCTCGCGAGCGAATGATCAAACCTGTGCGACAAATAATGACAATAGTGAAAGTGTTGACAGTTTGATTTGTGTTCGTCTCTTCGTGAGGTTCTATTGTCTTGGCCACTGGACCACAGAGGCCTGTAACGTTTCCTTAGCCTCACACAATGCGAATGAAGCGTTCCCGGATGATGAAGAATGAGCTGATGGACGTCGTTGATCAACACTGCATCGGCGTCGGCAAACAGCAAAAGGCCGCGCGGGGACGACGCTCTCGCGCGCGCGGGATGATCCCCAAGCAAGGAATGTTGTATCGTTATTAATGGGTCTCGGCCGTCATGTCTCATCCGCTTTGCTGGACCACTCTCGATGCTTGATCAAATGTCTTGGTTCGCGCGCGCGACCTGACCAAAGGCACTCTGCATGTCCCCCCATCACCGTCGTTGTTCTCGAAACCATTGAATGTTCCGATATTCCCATATCCTTTTAAGATCCCAAACGCCCCACCAAAAGATGTAATGCATGCTGCAGCCGCCCGATGCTGCTTTACGTGAGGCCTGGTCAAGCAGTCCCTTTTCCTTTGCGATCGCCTGTCCGGGCGAACAGGTCCTTGAAGCTCCAGTGCCTCTTGTCTGAATCGTCTGATGGTCCGGATGAAGGAAATATGGAGAATCGAGAGGATGACGAGCTTGACTTGGCTGAACCGTAGACTTCGGTCGGTCGCCCTGGCAAAAGAGCAGTTAGAATTGTGTTCAAAAACGCAACGCAGGAGACCAAAGTGGCATCAAACTTACTAATGTTTCCAGCCCCTCCAATCCCGTATCCTCGAAACTGGCGGTCTCTCACCGCAGTCTCCTTGGCATCGTCCTCCTCTGTGTCGCTGCTCGCATTATCCaagctcttcctcctccgcaCTGGTGCCACTGTGCTCCCAGCTACGCCCGACTCGAACTTTGCGCTCGCTGGGCCCCCCGACCCGTTGCCGACAACTGGCGAGGGCAGCTCCGGGGCCACTGACGGCGTGGGTCGCAGATTCGCTGTGGACACGCTGCGAACGACAGCGAGTCGGCCCTGAACGCGGACGCGGTGTCGGCGCTTCTTCGTGGGGATGAGCTGGTCTGACTCCGGGTCGGGTTCCCCCGCGTCGTCTTGGGAGTATCGGTGCTGGTTCGAGAAGGGAAGCATCGTGGGAATTTGGTGAAGCGAGTCGAATTAGGGGTAAGATCGGCGAAAAGAGGTTTGTCGTGGTTTAAGGTTGCGGTGTGATAACGCAGTGCTCTGGCCAGCTCCCGCCGGGATGGACACGAACAATTAGGGGGCCCCCTGGACAGGAGAACTGAAGTAACGCAATTGAAATGTAGAAACAAGAATCAAAACAGCGGCTGGGTTTGAATGAATGGACGCAACGAGGTGACAAATTCTCGTCGCACGGGAAGCGGGCGTGGCGAAGAACTATTTCATCAGCTCGCAGCTCAGGGACAGTATATACACACAATATTCACAAGCAAGGTAGAGGAAGAGAGCAAAGGAATGAACTAGGGCGTCGCATCATGAGCGGCAGGAAAGGTAGAAAGGGGGACCAACGCCCATATGTTCGCCCCCAGACGAACGCCTCAGCCCAGTCCAGCCAACACGAACTCGCCCTAAGCTAAGCACCAGCTGTTTTAATGACTACTAGGTAGATAAGAAGACGGCGTGCTTGGGGTTGATTGCGCCGCTTTGCCATAGTCACCATGCTGATTTCCTTCTGTCAAAGCTTCTAGCAATCAAATCTGGGCTCCTTCGCCTTCCTTCAGTGTTCGGGGGCGGACGAAGCAAAAGGCCCCCCCGCCCTCATTAACTCATTAAACCTTGCATTGGCGCAAACCCCTGGCAGAAATGGGGGCTACGCTGCAAAGGAGTCCAAAGCAAGGAATTTTGGGGTGACATCGCCGGGGAACCAACCCGGATTTGCACCAGGGCCCGTCTCCCGCCCCGACCAGGTTGCCGGCTGCTTCGGATTCTAAGATTTCAAGGGATTCTGCTTGTTTtgttttttatctatttcgcTCTGGTTCAGATCTATCCGTGTTTCTGGTTGTTCATGGAGAAAATACCATCTGACAGAAAAGTTGCGCCGTGAGCCCAAAACAAAGGAAGCCCTGCAAGTGAGATCGATCAAACGTTGCACCAACAGCCACAAACAGCTAGGCTCAGCAGTAACCCATAAGAGATTAGTTCTCACCTCACAGCCATAGTCCATGGAATAGCATTCGATGGCGCCTTGAAGCTCTGTAGATCGCATCCGGGACACGGCTTTTCGAGTGGTTGTCAGGTTTTCTCATCTCAATTTGCAGTTTTGTCATAATGATTTAGGTGAGCTCTGGTTTGGTGAACAAAGGAAGGTATTATtgatattacgtattacatGATTATCAGTCTTGTGTTCGCTTAAGAAACATCCTGCATCGCGACTTGCGCAGAAGAAACCAGCGAGTTTCTGAACAAAGAAAGGCTAGAGGTGAGATAACCATAGTAGACAATTTCATGgcgtgtttttttttttgccgcAACGCCATTAAACATAAGAAAATCCGACAGAAAGAAAGGAAAGAGTGCTGTAGAAGCATTTTTCGGACTATTTGGCGGCCACGTTCACCGTGGCGACGCCAAAGAGGCGCAAGTTCAGGCAAGCCACAATGTTCGGGCCCGTCAAGGACAGGTTCAAACAATCCGAGGCGATGCCGTTGGATAAGAGGCCGAGCGAAGTCACGCAAGAGATGAGGTTTGGTGCGCTGACTGTCACTGACACGCCACCAGTCGCGTCGACGCCCAGGTTGACACAGCTCTGCGGTAGCGACGTGATACACTGCGAAGCCAGCGAGTTCTGGATACATTGAGCGTACGACTGTGTCTGGGCTCCGAGGAGACTGCCCACCAGGCCGGTAACGCTGCCGAGGGTACAGCCCAAACCGGAAGCCAAATTTGATACCGTGTTTCCCAAGGCGCTGACGACGAGGCCAGCCTGGCAGAGATTGAGGTTGGCATTGATTTCCGACGTGGAGAGTGTGACATCCAGCAGGGCACCGCAGGCTGCCGGAGCGCGGGCGCAGGCTGTGCCGGAAGGACACAATACTGTGCTCGCCAATCCGGCGACTGTTTGACCGACTGGTAGTCCGAGAGCTCGTTCGAAACAGTTGAGAACGGCCGCGCCTCCTTGGTTGGTGACGCTGGATATGATACAGTTGCCTGCTGTCGTGATGGAACCAAAGACTCCAAGGTTGGCGAAGCATAGAGCGGCGTTGGTCTTGACATTGACGAGCGTCTGGCTGGATGCCGCCAGGTTGGCGCAGATTGATGGAAGCCTCGTGAGACAGGTACCCGCCAGAGCAGTCTGGAT from the Colletotrichum lupini chromosome 3, complete sequence genome contains:
- a CDS encoding flavin-containing monooxygenase, producing MQRATLAFEKVLANNVKDGLSTIFREDAWIRDFLGLSWDFRTINGLDEIATFFKENQPRAGIRQIVPREKGAFQPSFGDPAPGVHWVESMFDFQSSVGRGKGMVRLALEADDTWKAFMINFTLLELKGFEEAVGVSRPTGHVDPKGGNWKERRERQVEFVDEDPTVLVIGAGHAGLNIGVRLRNLGLPTLLVDRNEHVGDSWRKRYRTLMTHDPIQYCHLPFIPFPGNWPQFMPKDKLADWLESYAKMMELNIWTSTNIEETSYNEQEKAWTVKLRRADGTLRTLKPRHIVLATGQAGDPITPTFPGQGDFKGIVYHGSQHQDASFVNNLSSKKVLVVGSGNSSHDICQNFYEAGAAQVTMIQRGGTYVITANKGIFVMHKGMYEEGGPPTEDCDIVAQSIPIPVQFALSTHGTKAITAADQELLDGLNKAGFKLDFGPDGSGIYRKYITRGGGYYIDVGCSQLIVDGKVKVHHSPEGITGFTPNGLKLADGTTLDADIVVLATGYDGMRSSTRNILGDKVADRVKECWDLDEQGEINSIWRSSGHPRFYYMGGNLALCRSYSRLLALQIKAVEEGILV